The following coding sequences are from one Delphinus delphis chromosome 17, mDelDel1.2, whole genome shotgun sequence window:
- the RDH10 gene encoding retinol dehydrogenase 10, protein MNIVVEFFVVTFKVLWAFVLAAARWLVRPKEKSVAGQVCLITGAGSGLGRLFALEFARRRALLVLWDINTQSNEETAGMVRHIYRDLEAADAAALQAGNGEEEILPHCNLQVFTYTCDVGKRENVYLTAERVRKEVGEVSVLVNNAGVVSGHHLLECPDELIERTMMVNCHAHFWTTKAFLPTMLEINHGHIVTVASSLGLFSTAGVEDYCASKFGVVGFHESLSHELKAAEKDGIKTTLVCPYLVDTGMFRGCRIRKEIEPFLPPLKPDYCVKQAMKAILTDQPMICTPRLMYIVTFMKSILPFEAVVCMYRFLGADKCMYPFIAQRKQATNNNEAKNGI, encoded by the exons ATGAACATCGTGGTGGAGTTCTTCGTGGTCACTTTTAAAGTGCTCTGGGCGTTCGTGCTGGCCGCGGCGCGCTGGCTGGTGCGGCCCAAGGAAAAGAGCGTGGCTGGCCAGGTGTGCCTCATTACGGGCGCCGGCAGCGGCCTGGGCCGCCTCTTCGCGCTCGAGTTCGCCCGGCGCCGGGCCCTGCTGGTGCTCTGGGACATCAACACTCAGAGCAACGAGGAGACGGCGGGCATGGTGCGCCACATCTACCGCGACCTGGAGGCGGCGGACGCCGCGGCGCTGCAAG CTGGGAATGGTGAGGAAGAAATTCTGCCCCACTGTAACCTGCAGGTTTTTACCTACACCTGTGatgtgggaaagagagagaatgtctACCTGACAGCGGAGAGGGTCCGCAAGGAGGTTGGCGAGGTCTCAGTCCTGGTCAATAATGCTGGCGTGGTCTCTGGGCATCACCTTCTGGAATGTCCTGATGAGCTCATTGAGAGAACCATGATGGTCAATTGCCACGCACACTTCTGG acCACTAAGGCTTTTCTTCCTACCATGCTGGAGATTAATCATGGTCATATTGTGACCGTTGCAAGTTCCCTGGGATTGTTCAGTACTGCTGGAGTTGAG GATTACTGCGCCAGTAAATTTGGAGTCGTGGGTTTTCATGAATCCCTGAGCCATGAGTTAAAGGCTGCGGAGAAGGATGGAATTAAAACCACGCTGGTTTGCCCTTACCTTGTAGACACTGGCATGTTCAGGGGCTGCCGAATCAG GAAAGAAATTGAGCCTTTCCTGCCCCCTCTGAAGCCCGATTACTGCGTGAAGCAGGCTATGAAGGCCATCCTCACGGACCAGCCCATGATCTGCACCCCCCGCCTCATGTACATCGTGACTTTCATGAAGAG CATCCTCCCTTTCGAAGCAGTTGTGTGTATGTATCGATTCCTAGGAGCGGACAAGTGTATGTACCCCTTTATCGCTCAGAGAAAACAAGCCACAAACAATAACGAAGCAAAAAACGGAATCTAA